The following proteins are co-located in the Vigna unguiculata cultivar IT97K-499-35 chromosome 9, ASM411807v1, whole genome shotgun sequence genome:
- the LOC114162800 gene encoding probable inactive poly [ADP-ribose] polymerase SRO2 produces the protein MSLALHTFPHHSLKLSLTSFLPSSMEQITLSQHDDQDSVFSDSESSVSGTVMGSSEDASFVRLLQGDVLHDLIKTRFIRGLGLLGPKTEVLSVHRNTCSGVVLQARLQSFQLHARAVAELREGNANVKYAWYGTRGEDDVNNIVSHGFAHVHGPQLLLSPDDVPLQIVRECVVGKDGVRHALLCRVILGRSELVDDDTEQCYPSSEKYDSGVDSFSAPSKYIIWSNRMNTHVLPAYVVSFRVPSFKGVEKSEEELSRPTSPWMPFPTLISALSKVLASRDIALISKFYRDKREKKISRHELIQRVRQIAGDKLLFAVIKSFREKKKQRFLQTR, from the exons ATGTCTCTGGCTCTTCACACTTTTCCTCATCACTCCCTCAAACTCAGTCTTACTTCTTTTCTACCTTCGTCTATGGAGCAAATTACACTCTCTCAACATGATGATCAAGATTCGGTTTTTTCAGATAGCGAGAGCAGTGTTTCCGGCACGGTAATGGGGTCATCAGAAGACGCTTCTTTCGTCAGACTTCTTCAAGGAGATGTGCTTCATGACCTTATCAAGACACGCTTTATTCGTGGGCTGGGTCTGCTTGGGCCCAAAACGGAGGTTCTTTCCGTTCACCGAAACACGTGTTCTGGCGTCGTTTTGCAGGCACGCCTCCAGTCGTTTCAGCTTCACGCTAGGGCGGTGGCAGAACTGCGTGAAGGGAATGCCAACGTCAAGTACGCTTGGTACGGAACTCGCGGTGAAGATGACGTAAACAACATAGTTTCTCACGGGTTTGCCCACGTCCATGGTCCTCAGCTACTTCTCTCCCCCGATGACGTTCCTCTCCAAAT TGTTAGAGAGTGTGTAGTTGGCAAAGACGGTGTGAGGCACGCACTTCTGTGTCGCGTTATTCTAGGGAGATCGGAGCTTGTTGATGATGACACAGAACAATGTTATCCAAGTTCCGAGAAGTATGATTCCGGGGTGGATAGTTTTTCAGCTCCTAGCAAGTACATAATTTGGAGTAATCGCATGAACACTCATGTCTTGCCTGCATATGTTGTAAGCTTCAGGGTTCCTTCTTTCAAAG GGGTTGAGAAGAGTGAAGAAGAACTTTCGAGACCTACTTCGCCTTGGATGCCATTCCCAACTCTGATTTCTGCACTTTCAAAGGTTTTGGCTTCTCGTGATATTGCTCTAATCTCCAAGTTCTACAGAGATAAAAGA GAGAAGAAGATTTCACGACATGAGCTTATACAAAGAGTGAGACAAATAGCAGGGGACAAGTTGCTGTTTGCAGTCATCAAATCTTTCAGAGAAAAG AAGAAACAAAGGTTTCTACAAACAAGGTGA